One Mycolicibacterium fortuitum subsp. fortuitum genomic window carries:
- a CDS encoding DUF1214 domain-containing protein, protein MTDQAELSAAFNGLLDEVRAIEQKLLDADPALSEPDLLDGYRLAFSVLRVAVDAYVWGDRDKPILVDVISPYLKWGGDNSDAFYQLAPLDPARTYRVTGNRGDAVYLSMTVYGGPGEGRYSDRIVGTINNRDLEFDEDGNFEFVMSPDPQPGAWLKLDADTEFALTRDYLDNPDTDRRPTWRIEALDPPARRSDSAAELARRFQYARNWLREQVSFLPTKVEPANQLHPPFPVPQNAYGWSAADAAYAMGAYELTPDQALIIEGTSPECVFWNLCLWNPFLHTYDYTHERVTINGAHVTYEPDGSWRIVISEKDPGHPNWVSTAGRAKGLIWLRWFLPDETPAHPQCRVVDVTEVAAL, encoded by the coding sequence ATGACCGACCAAGCCGAGCTGTCTGCCGCGTTCAACGGACTGCTCGACGAAGTGCGCGCCATCGAGCAGAAACTGCTCGACGCCGACCCCGCACTCAGTGAGCCAGATCTTCTCGACGGCTACCGGCTGGCGTTCAGCGTGCTGCGCGTCGCCGTCGACGCGTACGTATGGGGCGACCGGGACAAGCCGATCCTGGTCGACGTGATCAGTCCCTACCTCAAATGGGGCGGCGACAACTCCGACGCCTTCTATCAGCTCGCGCCCCTGGATCCCGCCCGCACCTATCGGGTCACCGGTAACCGCGGCGATGCGGTGTACCTCTCGATGACCGTCTACGGCGGTCCGGGTGAGGGCCGCTACAGCGACCGAATCGTCGGCACCATCAACAATCGCGATCTCGAATTCGACGAAGACGGAAACTTCGAGTTCGTCATGAGCCCCGACCCGCAGCCGGGTGCCTGGCTCAAGCTCGACGCGGACACCGAATTCGCCCTCACCCGCGATTACCTCGACAACCCGGACACTGACCGGCGGCCGACCTGGCGGATCGAGGCACTGGACCCGCCGGCCCGGCGCTCCGACAGCGCGGCCGAGCTCGCTCGCCGCTTCCAGTACGCGAGAAACTGGTTGCGCGAACAGGTTTCGTTCCTGCCGACCAAGGTTGAGCCCGCCAACCAGCTCCACCCGCCGTTCCCGGTCCCCCAGAACGCATACGGGTGGTCGGCCGCCGACGCCGCCTACGCGATGGGCGCCTACGAGCTCACACCGGATCAGGCCCTGATCATCGAGGGCACCTCGCCGGAGTGCGTGTTCTGGAACCTGTGCCTGTGGAATCCGTTCCTGCACACCTACGACTACACCCACGAGCGGGTGACCATCAACGGCGCCCATGTCACCTACGAGCCGGACGGCTCCTGGCGGATCGTGATCAGCGAGAAGGACCCGGGTCATCCCAATTGGGTCTCGACCGCCGGCCGGGCCAAGGGACTGATCTGGCTGCGTTGGTTCCTGCCCGACGAGACACCTGCGCATCCGCAGTGCCGGGTCGTCGACGTCACCGAGGTCGCGGCCCTGTGA
- a CDS encoding TetR/AcrR family transcriptional regulator yields MPSITGPGRPRDPQTQRDIMRATRDLLARDGYDQLSIEAIAREAGVSRPTVYRRWPSKAHLVFDAAFEQPPGGELLSLSGDFETDLRGFAAAVLTFWLDPVVEAAALGILTERRRDPELHIRTQQLLDERTKDAFRSLVTSGVEQGRVHPDVDVDMLYQTLIGTAFYTAHMEPDADVDATADRLCSLLIEGAGRAHPRRKDHL; encoded by the coding sequence GTGCCCTCGATCACAGGCCCCGGCCGGCCGCGTGACCCCCAGACTCAGCGCGACATCATGCGCGCCACGCGCGACCTGCTGGCACGTGACGGCTATGACCAACTGTCCATCGAGGCCATCGCCCGGGAGGCCGGCGTCAGTCGGCCCACCGTGTACCGGCGCTGGCCGTCCAAGGCGCACCTGGTCTTCGACGCCGCGTTCGAGCAGCCGCCGGGCGGCGAACTGCTTTCGTTGTCAGGAGATTTCGAGACCGACCTGCGCGGCTTCGCCGCCGCGGTACTCACCTTCTGGCTTGATCCCGTGGTCGAGGCCGCCGCGCTGGGCATCCTCACCGAACGTCGCCGCGACCCTGAGCTTCACATCCGAACCCAACAACTGCTCGACGAGCGGACCAAGGACGCTTTCCGATCCCTGGTCACCTCAGGCGTCGAGCAGGGCCGGGTCCACCCCGATGTCGATGTCGACATGCTCTACCAGACGTTGATCGGCACCGCGTTCTACACCGCCCACATGGAACCGGACGCCGATGTCGACGCCACCGCAGATCGCTTGTGCTCCTTACTCATCGAAGGAGCCGGACGTGCCCACCCCCGAAGGAAGGACCATCTATGA
- a CDS encoding DUF4239 domain-containing protein, with protein MGDFGLFGTWLLLAVVVVGAVALAVGSVLLASRVIARDTRPEHNSVLSPFLTVVGLVYGALLGFTVVVGWQQYLSAQTNVSNEASTLVTMYRQTVAMPQPEQTQVREQLRRYAAAVQGPEWGKEEFGTISNNGRHALTEMYRIVGTAKSDSATSPINSQFLSQLATLTSDRSARILNSSPRIPVLLWCALIFGSLVLITLASFMRLENSRAHMILVSTVTVLLALLLFLVFMLDHPYGPVGVTPHRFAHAVMVFDLIDKGT; from the coding sequence ATGGGCGACTTTGGGTTGTTCGGGACGTGGCTCCTACTCGCCGTGGTTGTCGTGGGCGCCGTGGCGCTGGCCGTCGGCAGCGTCCTACTCGCCAGCCGGGTCATCGCCCGCGACACGCGACCGGAGCACAACTCGGTGTTGTCGCCGTTCCTCACGGTGGTGGGTCTCGTCTATGGTGCTCTGCTCGGGTTTACCGTCGTCGTCGGATGGCAGCAGTACCTCTCTGCCCAGACGAACGTCTCCAACGAGGCCTCGACACTGGTGACCATGTATCGGCAGACCGTGGCCATGCCGCAGCCGGAGCAGACCCAGGTGCGCGAACAACTTCGCAGGTATGCGGCCGCGGTACAGGGCCCTGAATGGGGCAAGGAAGAGTTCGGCACGATCAGCAACAATGGTCGGCACGCGCTCACCGAGATGTACCGCATTGTCGGTACCGCCAAGTCGGACTCGGCAACCAGCCCGATCAACAGCCAATTTCTCAGCCAATTGGCCACCCTGACCTCGGACCGCAGTGCGCGCATTCTCAACTCGAGCCCTCGGATACCTGTCCTGCTGTGGTGCGCCCTGATCTTCGGCAGCCTGGTGCTGATCACGCTCGCCAGTTTTATGCGGCTCGAGAACAGCCGAGCCCACATGATCCTGGTCAGCACCGTCACGGTCCTGCTTGCGCTGCTGCTCTTCCTGGTTTTCATGTTGGACCATCCGTATGGCCCGGTCGGCGTCACACCACACCGGTTCGCACATGCCGTGATGGTGTTCGACCTGATCGACAAAGGAACCTGA
- the thyX gene encoding FAD-dependent thymidylate synthase, with protein MAEIAPLRVQLIAKTEFQAPPDVPWSTDADGGPALTEFAGRACYQSWSKPNPRTATNASYIRHIIDVGHFSVLEHASVSFYITGISRSATHELIRHRHFSYSQLSQRYVPENDAEVVVPPGFEDDPELVEIFTAAADASRATYTELLARLEAKFADQPNAVLRRKQARQAARAVLPNATETRIVVTGNYRAWRHFIAMRASEHADVEIRRLAIACLRELVEAAPAVFSDFEISTLADGSEVATSPLATEA; from the coding sequence GTGGCCGAGATCGCGCCGCTGCGCGTGCAGCTGATCGCCAAGACGGAATTCCAGGCGCCGCCTGACGTGCCGTGGAGCACCGATGCCGACGGCGGGCCTGCGCTCACCGAGTTCGCAGGCAGGGCGTGTTACCAGAGTTGGTCCAAGCCCAATCCCAGGACCGCGACCAACGCGAGCTACATCCGGCACATCATCGACGTAGGGCACTTCTCTGTCCTGGAACACGCGTCGGTGTCCTTCTACATCACCGGAATCTCCCGGTCGGCCACCCATGAGTTGATCCGGCACCGACACTTCTCCTACTCCCAGCTCTCGCAGCGTTACGTCCCCGAGAACGACGCCGAGGTGGTGGTCCCGCCGGGATTCGAGGACGACCCCGAGCTGGTGGAGATCTTCACCGCGGCGGCCGACGCCAGCCGGGCCACCTACACCGAACTGCTGGCTCGCCTTGAGGCGAAGTTCGCCGACCAGCCCAACGCCGTGCTGCGTCGCAAGCAGGCCCGGCAGGCGGCCCGGGCGGTATTGCCCAATGCCACCGAAACGCGCATCGTGGTGACCGGCAACTACCGCGCCTGGCGCCACTTCATCGCGATGCGCGCCAGCGAGCACGCAGATGTGGAGATCCGCCGACTGGCAATCGCCTGCCTGCGTGAGCTGGTCGAGGCGGCTCCGGCGGTGTTCTCTGATTTCGAGATTTCGACGCTCGCGGATGGTAGTGAGGTGGCAACGTCGCCTTTGGCGACAGAGGCTTGA
- the dapA gene encoding 4-hydroxy-tetrahydrodipicolinate synthase, which yields MVTPFKPDGSLDLDAAARLANRLVDAGCDGLVLSGTTGESPTTTDDEKLALLRTVLEAVGDRARIIAGAGSYDTAHSVHMAKACAAEGAHGLLVVTPYYSRPPQAGLVAHFAAVADATALPNLLYDIPPRSSIPIAWETIQALAGHPNIVGVKDAKGDLHGGGQILAETGLAYYSGDDTLNLPWLAMGAVGFISVWGHVAAGQLRDMLTAFNSGDIATARKINVSLAPLARAQAHLGGVTMSKEGLRLQGFDAGEPRLPQIPATPAEIEALAADMRAAAVLR from the coding sequence ATGGTGACGCCGTTCAAGCCCGACGGCTCGCTCGATCTCGACGCGGCCGCCCGCCTGGCCAATCGCCTGGTCGATGCGGGCTGTGACGGCCTGGTGCTCTCGGGTACCACCGGCGAATCGCCGACCACCACCGACGACGAGAAGCTCGCGCTACTCCGTACCGTGCTGGAGGCGGTCGGGGACCGCGCCCGCATCATTGCCGGCGCCGGCAGCTACGACACCGCGCACAGCGTGCACATGGCCAAGGCGTGCGCCGCCGAGGGCGCGCACGGCCTGCTCGTGGTGACCCCCTACTATTCGCGGCCCCCGCAGGCCGGCCTGGTCGCGCACTTCGCCGCCGTGGCCGATGCGACCGCCCTGCCCAACCTGCTCTACGACATCCCGCCGCGCTCCTCGATCCCGATCGCCTGGGAGACCATCCAGGCTCTCGCCGGGCACCCGAACATCGTGGGTGTCAAAGACGCGAAGGGTGATCTGCACGGCGGCGGCCAGATCCTCGCCGAGACCGGGCTGGCGTACTACTCCGGCGACGACACGTTGAACCTGCCCTGGCTGGCCATGGGTGCGGTCGGTTTCATCAGCGTCTGGGGACATGTGGCCGCCGGTCAGCTGCGAGACATGTTGACCGCGTTCAACTCCGGCGACATCGCCACCGCCCGCAAGATCAACGTCTCGCTGGCCCCGCTGGCGCGCGCCCAGGCCCACCTCGGCGGAGTGACCATGTCCAAGGAAGGCCTGCGGTTGCAGGGGTTCGATGCCGGTGAGCCGCGGCTGCCTCAGATCCCCGCCACCCCGGCCGAAATCGAGGCGCTGGCCGCCGATATGCGTGCGGCAGCGGTGTTGCGATAG
- a CDS encoding ribonuclease J, whose amino-acid sequence MSTELAPPKPLAPGGLRVTALGGISEIGRNMTVFEHLGRLLIVDCGVLFPGHDEPGVDLILPDLRHVEDRLEDVEALVVTHAHEDHIGAIPYLLKLRPDIPVVGSKFTIALIREKCREHRIKPVFVEVAERQSSQHGVFECEYFAVNHSIPGCLAVAIHTGAGTVLHTGDIKLDQQPLDGRPTDLPGMSRLGDAGVDLFLCDSTNSEHPGVSPSESEVGPTLHRLIRGAEGRVIVACFASNVDRVQQIVDAAVALGRRVSFVGRSMVRNMGIARELGYLRVADTDILDIGAAEMMPAEKVVLITTGTQGEPMAALSRMSRGEHRSITLTAGDLIILSSSLIPGNEEAVYGVIDALAKIGARVVTNAQARVHVSGHAYAGELLFLYNGVRPRNVMPVHGTWRHMRANAALAASTGVPQENIVLAENGVSVDLVAGKASISGAVPVGKMFVDGLITGDVGDATLGERLILSSGFVAVTVVIHRETGKPAGPAHLHSRGFSEDPKALEPAARNVERELESLAADNITDPARIAQAVRRTVGKWVGETYRRQPMIVPTVIEI is encoded by the coding sequence GTGAGCACCGAACTCGCGCCTCCCAAGCCCTTGGCCCCCGGCGGTCTGCGAGTTACCGCCCTGGGCGGAATCAGTGAAATCGGCCGCAACATGACGGTCTTCGAGCACCTTGGCAGGTTGCTCATCGTGGACTGCGGCGTGCTTTTTCCCGGACACGACGAACCCGGCGTCGACCTGATCCTGCCGGACCTGCGGCACGTCGAGGACCGTCTCGAGGACGTCGAAGCGCTCGTCGTCACCCACGCGCACGAGGACCACATCGGGGCCATTCCGTACCTGCTCAAACTGCGCCCGGACATCCCGGTGGTCGGTTCGAAGTTCACCATCGCCCTGATCCGGGAAAAGTGCCGTGAACACCGGATCAAGCCGGTGTTCGTCGAGGTCGCCGAACGGCAGAGCAGTCAGCACGGCGTGTTCGAATGCGAGTACTTCGCGGTGAACCACTCGATTCCCGGCTGTCTGGCCGTCGCGATCCACACCGGCGCAGGCACTGTGCTGCACACCGGTGACATCAAACTCGATCAGCAGCCGCTCGATGGGCGTCCGACCGACCTGCCGGGAATGTCACGGCTCGGCGATGCCGGTGTCGACCTGTTCCTTTGTGACTCGACCAATTCCGAGCATCCGGGAGTCAGCCCGTCAGAGAGCGAGGTCGGCCCCACGCTGCACCGGCTGATCCGCGGTGCCGAGGGTCGCGTGATCGTGGCGTGCTTCGCCTCGAACGTCGATCGCGTGCAGCAGATCGTCGACGCCGCAGTGGCACTGGGCCGACGCGTTTCGTTCGTCGGACGCTCGATGGTGCGCAACATGGGCATCGCCCGCGAACTCGGCTACCTGCGCGTCGCGGATACCGACATCCTCGACATCGGCGCGGCCGAGATGATGCCGGCCGAGAAGGTCGTGCTGATCACCACCGGCACCCAGGGCGAGCCGATGGCGGCACTGTCGCGGATGTCACGCGGCGAGCATCGCAGCATCACGCTGACTGCCGGTGACCTCATCATCCTGTCCTCGTCGTTGATCCCGGGCAATGAGGAAGCGGTCTACGGGGTCATCGACGCGCTGGCCAAGATCGGCGCCCGCGTCGTCACCAACGCCCAAGCGCGCGTTCACGTTTCCGGTCACGCCTATGCGGGTGAGCTGCTGTTCCTCTACAACGGGGTGCGGCCCCGCAACGTGATGCCGGTGCACGGAACCTGGCGTCACATGCGGGCCAACGCGGCGCTGGCCGCGAGCACCGGGGTTCCGCAGGAGAACATCGTGCTGGCCGAGAACGGTGTGAGCGTGGACCTCGTCGCGGGTAAGGCGTCGATCTCGGGTGCGGTGCCGGTCGGCAAGATGTTCGTCGACGGGCTGATCACCGGGGATGTCGGTGACGCGACGCTCGGCGAACGCCTCATCCTGTCTTCGGGTTTCGTGGCGGTGACGGTGGTCATCCACCGCGAGACCGGAAAGCCGGCCGGGCCGGCTCATCTGCATTCGCGCGGGTTCTCGGAGGATCCGAAAGCGCTGGAACCGGCCGCCCGCAACGTCGAGCGCGAGTTGGAAAGCCTTGCGGCCGACAACATCACCGATCCGGCCCGCATCGCGCAGGCGGTTCGCCGCACGG